From the Cryptomeria japonica chromosome 2, Sugi_1.0, whole genome shotgun sequence genome, one window contains:
- the LOC131078881 gene encoding pectinesterase gives MEVAKPVILTRRAVLTVVASVTLFATFIRMAVLIAPYNSHHSNIVMKNLVHMALGSNHSIHAACQGSADPQLCASIMASLGAEWPKYDHEEPSVELLKESVLKISAFVEQSTARALALMPKAASGLEQIALADCLDLYNLTLDELGQAFQYLHNFSQNLNNPEHGFEASYAHMFLSAALTNQDTCIEGFANTNGALKSQMQLNAQVNSYILSPCLAMSKKISDLSAQSPAPAPSPASRRALLWGLNDDFPAWLSASDRRLLKDSTGNLQIDAVVAQDGTGDYCTISEAVEDSPQKSEKRYVIYVKAGVYRENVEIEKNKRYLTLIGEGINCTIVTGNRSVADNITTYHTATFAVKAEGFIARDITFENTAGAENNQAVALLVVSHESVFYRCSMKGYQDTLYAHSLCQFYRECEIYGTVDFIFGDAAAVFQKCVIMARKPMIGQQITITAQGRNTADSDTGFSIHDCNVMAAPDLIPVKDSFQTFLGRPFGEYSRTVFMQSYLDDIIQPKGWVPWNASDFALNTLFYGEYKNYGVGASVEARVNWTGYQILEHPSQVKKFTVARLIHGKKWLKPTGVPFIAGLKHDQRD, from the exons atggaGGTAGCGAAACCGGTCATTCTTACCAGGAGGGCGGTCCTAACTGTTGTGGCTTCTGTCACGCTCTTCGCCACGTTCATACGTATGGCTGTTCTTATCGCCCCCTATAACAGCCATCATAGTAATATAGTCATGAAAAATTTAGTCCATATGGCCTTGGGCTCAAATCATTCGATACATGCGGCTTGCCAGGGCTCTGCAGATCCTCAGCTGTGTGCTTCGATTATGGCGAGCTTAGGAGCAGAATGGCCTAAATATGACCACGAGGAACCTTCTGTAGAGCTTCTCAAAGAATCCGTGCTGAAAATAAGTGCCTTCGTAGAACAAAGCACAGCGAGGGCTCTGGCATTGATGCCCAAAGCTGCCTCGGGATTAGAGCAAATCGCGCTTGCAGACTGTCTCGATCTTTACAACCTTACCCTCGACGAGCTCGGGCAGGCGTTCCAGTACTTGCACAACTTCAGCCAAAATTTGAACAATCCCGAGCATGGTTTTGAGGCCAGTTACGCCCACATGTTTCTCAGCGCTGCCCTTACGAACCAGGACACGTGCATTGAAGGATTTGCTAACACAAATGGGGCCCTCAAATCCCAAATGCAACTCAACGCGCAAGTAAATTCTTATATCCTTAGCCCTTGTCTTGCCATGTCTAAGAAAATTTCAGATCTCTCTGCACAGTCTCCGGCTCCTGCTCCAAGCCCAGCCAGCCGCCGTGCTTTACTCTGGGGCTTGAATGATGATTTTCCGGCGTGGTTGTCGGCCTCAGATCGCAGGCTTCTGAAGGACTCTACCGGAAATTTACAGATCGATGCCGTAGTTGCCCAGGATGGTACCGGAGATTACTGTACAATTAGCGAGGCTGTGGAAGATTCACCTCAGAAGAGCGAAAAGAGATATGTTATATATGTTAAAGCTGGAGTGTATCGTGAGAATGTTGAGATCGAGAAGAATAAACGATATCTCACGTTGATTGGCGAGGGCATAAACTGCACCATTGTAACGGGCAACAGGAGCGTTGCGGATAACATCACCACATATCATACTGCAACTTTTG CTGTGAAAGCCGAGGGATTTATCGCCCGTGACATTACTTTTGAGAACACAGCGGGAGCAGAGAACAATCAAGCAGTGGCCCTTCTAGTTGTATCtcatgaatcagtgttctaccggtgtaGCATGAAAGGCTACCAAGACACTCTGTACGCTCATTCACTTTGCCAATTCTACAGAGAATGTGAAATCTACGGCACAGTAGATTTCATTTTCGGCGATGCTGCAGCCGTGTTTCAGAAATGCGTAATAATGGCGAGGAAACCCATGATAGGTCAGCAAATCACGATAACAGCTCAAGGCAGGAATACCGCCGACTCAGACACTGGCTTTTCTATCCATGACTGCAACGTCATGGCTGCTCCTGACCTTATTCCTGTGAAAGACTCCTTCCAAACATTCTTGGGCAGGCCATTTGGAGAGTACTCTAGAACTGTGTTCATGCAATCTTATCTAGACGATATTATTCAACCCAAGGGTTGGGTGCCATGGAATGCCTCAGATTTTGCCCTAAATACTCTCTTCTATGGCGAGTACAAAAACTATGGAGTTGGTGCATCAGTTGAAGCACGCGTAAACTGGACGGGTTATCAGATTCTTGAGCATCCTTCACAGGTTAAGAAATTTACTGTTGCCCGTCTCATTCATGGTAAAAAATGGCTTAAGCCTACCGGAGTCCCATTCATTGCTggtttgaagcatgatcaaagagaCTGA